From the genome of Candidatus Methylomirabilota bacterium:
GACCGTCGAGCCCGGCCTCTACTACCCGGGGCGGGGGGCCGTGCGCATCGAGGACATGGTGCTCGTGGAGCCCGGGGGCTGTCGCAACCTCACGCGGTCGCCCAAGATGGAGCTGCTCGAGCTATAGGCCACGGGCCGCGGAGCGGCGCGGCGAACTCCGGCGGTCAGACCGGAGATAACCTTGCCTATCCGAGGGGTTTTGGGTAGCATGAAGCCGTAGCGGCTCCCACTTGGAGGGGGTTCCCAGCGACGATGCGTTCGGGGCCGCTCTGCGCCGACGAAGGCAGTCACTGAGAGGACGACCGAGACCATGAGTGACACCGTAATGCCCGCCCCGGCGGTCGCCAAGCCGCGCCGGACGCTGACTCGCGCGGTCATCCGCTTCGCCGGTGACTCCGGCGACGGCATGCAGGTCACGGGTGAGCAGTTCACCACCGAGGCGGCCTGGGCCGGCAACGACATCTCGACCCTGCCGAACTTCCCGGCCGAGATCCGCGCGCCCGCCGGCACCCTCTTCGGGGTGTCGAGCTTCCAGCTGCAGTTCGGCAGCCAGCGGGTCTATACGCCGGGCGACCAGCTCGACGCGCTCGTCGTGATGAACCCCGCGGCGCTCAAGGTGCACCTGGCCGATCTCAAGCCGGGCGGCATCCTCGTCGTGAACACGGCCGCCTTCGACCAGCGCAACCTGGAAAAGGCCGGTTACCCGAAGGACGAGAAAGGCGAGCCCAAGAACCCGCTCGCCGACCCGGGCCTGGCCGAGAAGTACCGCCTCTACCAGGTGGACATCGGCGCGATGACGAAGAAGTCGCTCGAGGACCTGCCGCTCAACGTCAAGGAGAAGGAGCGCTGCAAGAACTTCTTCGCCCTCGGGCTCGTCTCCTGGATCTACACGCGGCCACTCGACCCGACGCTTGACGCCATCAAGAAGCGCTTCGCCAAGAACCCGACCTTCGTCGAGGCCAATATCCGCGTGCTCAAGGCCGGCCACGCTTTCGGCGAGACGGCCGAGATGTTCTCCGAGCACTACGGCATCGAGGCCGCGGAGATGCCGCCCGGCGTCTACCGCAGCATGACGGGCAACCGGGCGCTCGCGTGGGGCCTGCTCGCCGCGGCCGAGCGCACCAAGATCCCGATCGTTTACGGCGCCTACCCGATCACGCCGGCCTCGAGCATCCTCGAGGAGCTCGCGCTTCACAAGCGCTGGCGGGTGCGCACGTTCCAGGCTGAGGACGAGATCGCGGCCGTCACCTCGGCCATCGGCGCGTCCTTCGGCGGCGCCCTCGGCGTCACGGCCTCGAGCGGCCCGGGCATCGCGCTCAAGGGCGAGGGCATCGGGCTCGCGGTGATGGCGGAGCTGCCGCTCGTGATCTTCGACATCCAGCGCGGCGGCCCCAGCACGGGCCTGCCGACGAAGACCGAGCAGGCCGACCTGATGCAGGCGCTGTACGGCCGCAACAGCGAGAGCCCGATCGTCGTGATCGCGCCATGCACGCCCGGCGACTGCTTCTACATCGCCTACGAGGCGGTGCGCATCGCGATCAAGTACATGGTGCCGGTCATGGTGCTCTCGGACGGCTACCTGGCGAACGGCTCGGAGCCGTGGCTCATCCCGGACGTCAAGACGCTGCCCGACATCCCGGTCGCCTTCCGCACCGAGAAGGACGGGTTCGCTCCGTACATGCGCGATGCGGCGACCCTGGCGCGGCCGTGGGTTCGGCCCGGCACGCCGGGGCTCGAGCACCGGATCGGCGGCATCGAGAAGCAGGACGTCACGGGCAACATCTCCTACGAGGCCGACAATCACGACCTCATGGTCCGCACGCGAGCCGAGAAGGTCCGGCGGGTCGCGCAGGAGATCCCGCCGACGGTCATCAACGGCAAGGAGTCCGGCGACGTGCTGGTGGTCGGCTGGGGCGGCACGTACGGCGCCATCACCGCGGCCGTCGAGGAAGCGCAGATGGAAGGCAAGGCGGTCGCTTCCATCCACATCCGTCATCTGAACCCGCTGCCGCCCGACCTCGGCCAGATCCTGCGTCAGTACCGGCGCGTGCTCGTGCCCGAGATCAACAGCGGCCAGCTCGTGCGGGTGCTCCGGGCCGAGTATCTCGTGGACGCCGTCGGCTTCAACCGCGTCCGCGGCATGCCGCTGGCGAGCCAGGAGATCCTCGAGGC
Proteins encoded in this window:
- a CDS encoding 2-oxoacid:acceptor oxidoreductase subunit alpha; protein product: MSDTVMPAPAVAKPRRTLTRAVIRFAGDSGDGMQVTGEQFTTEAAWAGNDISTLPNFPAEIRAPAGTLFGVSSFQLQFGSQRVYTPGDQLDALVVMNPAALKVHLADLKPGGILVVNTAAFDQRNLEKAGYPKDEKGEPKNPLADPGLAEKYRLYQVDIGAMTKKSLEDLPLNVKEKERCKNFFALGLVSWIYTRPLDPTLDAIKKRFAKNPTFVEANIRVLKAGHAFGETAEMFSEHYGIEAAEMPPGVYRSMTGNRALAWGLLAAAERTKIPIVYGAYPITPASSILEELALHKRWRVRTFQAEDEIAAVTSAIGASFGGALGVTASSGPGIALKGEGIGLAVMAELPLVIFDIQRGGPSTGLPTKTEQADLMQALYGRNSESPIVVIAPCTPGDCFYIAYEAVRIAIKYMVPVMVLSDGYLANGSEPWLIPDVKTLPDIPVAFRTEKDGFAPYMRDAATLARPWVRPGTPGLEHRIGGIEKQDVTGNISYEADNHDLMVRTRAEKVRRVAQEIPPTVINGKESGDVLVVGWGGTYGAITAAVEEAQMEGKAVASIHIRHLNPLPPDLGQILRQYRRVLVPEINSGQLVRVLRAEYLVDAVGFNRVRGMPLASQEILEAINQLLEAKQ